In the genome of Dickeya fangzhongdai, one region contains:
- the sctC gene encoding type III secretion system outer membrane ring subunit SctC — protein sequence MRNALYALLFNLYRLFCWSLVLMGMLPIAHAATPSDWSKGAYAYSAEQTPLSAVLQDFANSHGVDLVLGNIQDINVEAKIRADNAVAFLDRLALEHRFQWFVYNNVLYVSPQDEQTSVRIEVSQDAAPDMKQALTGIGLLDARFGWGELPEEGVVLVTGPAEYVNLIRNFSQQRETKEDRRKVMIFPLRYASVSDRTIQYRDQRLVIPGVATILNELMDGSRNTPAGASAAASGMSNDGAMAAASGGGQDASQAIEVNARAMLARLASRSSGGAGATAQRKDQLNGKVSADVRNNALLIRDDEKRRDEYQQLIDKIDVPQNLVNIDAIILDVDRTALSRLEANWQGKLGAVTGGASMMSGSSTLFVSDFKRFFADIQALEGEGTASIVANPSVLTLENQPAVIDFSRTAFITATGERVANVQPVTAGTSLQVTPRVVGHGSLSSIQLVIDIEDGQVETNTEGTASGVKRGTVSTQALIGENRALVLGGFHVEESGDRDKRVPLLGDIPWIGKLFTSRQHEVSRRERLFILTPHLIGDQNDPTRFVSTDNRRQLNDAMGRVAQRNSKTDLFGMVENAMRDLASGQTPAGFTIDSSGARLSEFCRTSPSLSYQSTRHQWYSNLTLSLAVGVVKNTGTRPQRFDEANCAGSRTLAVAAWPKTTLAPGESTEVYLALLPAKNAQPSRASLIKP from the coding sequence ATGCGTAACGCGCTGTATGCACTATTGTTCAACCTCTACCGCCTGTTCTGCTGGTCGCTGGTGCTGATGGGGATGTTGCCCATCGCCCATGCGGCGACGCCGTCTGACTGGAGCAAAGGCGCGTATGCCTATTCCGCCGAACAGACGCCGCTGTCGGCGGTATTGCAGGATTTCGCCAACAGCCACGGCGTCGATCTGGTGTTGGGCAACATTCAGGATATCAACGTAGAGGCCAAAATCCGCGCCGACAACGCGGTGGCGTTTTTGGATCGGCTGGCGCTGGAACACCGTTTTCAGTGGTTCGTCTACAACAACGTGTTGTACGTCAGCCCGCAGGATGAACAGACGTCGGTGCGCATTGAGGTGTCGCAGGATGCCGCGCCGGACATGAAGCAGGCGCTGACCGGCATTGGTTTGCTGGATGCGCGTTTCGGCTGGGGGGAACTGCCGGAAGAGGGCGTGGTGCTGGTCACCGGCCCGGCGGAGTACGTCAACCTGATCCGCAACTTCAGCCAGCAGCGTGAAACCAAGGAAGATCGTCGCAAGGTGATGATCTTCCCGCTGCGTTATGCCTCGGTGTCGGATCGTACCATTCAGTATCGCGACCAGCGTCTGGTGATCCCCGGCGTGGCGACCATTCTCAATGAACTGATGGATGGCAGCCGCAACACGCCTGCCGGCGCGTCGGCCGCCGCCAGTGGTATGAGCAACGACGGCGCGATGGCGGCCGCCAGCGGCGGCGGGCAGGATGCCAGTCAGGCGATTGAGGTCAATGCCCGCGCCATGCTGGCTCGGCTGGCTAGCCGCAGCAGCGGTGGCGCCGGCGCAACGGCCCAGCGCAAGGATCAACTTAACGGCAAGGTATCGGCGGATGTGCGTAACAACGCGCTGTTGATCCGCGACGACGAAAAGCGCCGGGACGAATACCAGCAACTGATCGACAAGATCGACGTGCCGCAAAATCTGGTCAACATCGACGCGATCATCCTGGATGTCGATCGCACCGCGCTGTCAAGACTGGAGGCCAACTGGCAGGGCAAACTGGGCGCGGTCACCGGCGGCGCCAGCATGATGTCCGGCTCCAGCACGCTGTTTGTCAGCGATTTCAAACGTTTCTTCGCCGATATTCAGGCGCTGGAAGGCGAAGGCACCGCGTCGATTGTCGCCAATCCGTCGGTGCTGACGCTGGAAAACCAGCCGGCGGTGATCGATTTCAGCCGCACCGCCTTCATCACCGCCACCGGCGAGCGGGTGGCTAACGTACAACCGGTGACGGCCGGCACCAGCCTGCAGGTAACGCCGCGCGTGGTCGGCCACGGCAGCTTGAGCAGCATTCAGCTGGTGATCGATATTGAAGACGGTCAGGTGGAAACCAATACCGAAGGCACCGCCTCCGGCGTGAAGCGCGGCACCGTCAGCACACAGGCGCTGATTGGCGAAAACCGGGCGCTGGTGCTGGGCGGGTTCCATGTGGAAGAGAGCGGCGATCGTGATAAGCGCGTACCGCTGCTGGGCGATATTCCCTGGATCGGTAAACTGTTCACCTCGCGCCAGCACGAAGTATCCCGCCGCGAACGGCTGTTTATTCTTACCCCGCACCTGATTGGCGATCAGAACGATCCCACCCGATTTGTGTCGACGGATAACCGCCGCCAGCTCAACGACGCTATGGGGCGCGTGGCGCAGCGCAACAGCAAAACCGATCTGTTCGGCATGGTTGAGAACGCCATGCGCGATCTGGCCAGCGGCCAGACGCCCGCCGGATTCACCATCGACAGCAGCGGGGCGCGCCTGTCGGAGTTCTGCCGCACGTCGCCGTCGCTGAGTTATCAGAGCACTCGCCATCAGTGGTACAGCAATTTGACCCTCAGTCTGGCGGTGGGCGTGGTGAAAAACACCGGCACTCGCCCCCAGCGTTTTGATGAAGCCAACTGTGCCGGCAGCCGCACGCTGGCGGTAGCCGCCTGGCCGAAAACCACGCTGGCGCCCGGCGAATCCACCGAGGTGTATCTGGCGCTGTTGCCGGCCAAAAACGCGCAGCCATCGCGCGCGTCACTGATTAAACCCTGA
- a CDS encoding type III secretion protein HrpF, whose product MSSSSPIQRRLDGAFVDAQSRLDEMAMTVSEGEVSAADTYAFYEASMDYSNANWAAGQMLSVKHGLAKAIINDFN is encoded by the coding sequence ATGTCTTCATCTTCACCTATTCAGCGCCGGCTGGACGGCGCGTTTGTCGATGCGCAGTCCCGGCTCGACGAGATGGCGATGACCGTCTCGGAGGGGGAGGTCAGCGCGGCGGATACCTATGCCTTTTATGAAGCCAGCATGGACTATTCGAACGCCAACTGGGCCGCCGGGCAGATGCTGAGCGTCAAGCACGGTCTGGCGAAGGCCATCATCAATGACTTCAACTGA
- a CDS encoding response regulator codes for MDRLIKLMIADDHVIMREGLKQIFALDENLEVVAEAGTGSQVLAQLRESQIDLLLLDMSMPGICGEELIIRIVAQYPRLPILVLSMYSEPQIARRVLKSGALGYITKDKDPEALLSAIRRVAQGARYIDHSIAEQIVFADCQTRGDGRHELLTSREHQIMVMLAQGQGVNAIAETLAISNKTVSTHKSRLMEKMQFTTNADIVKYALSQRLIA; via the coding sequence ATGGATAGACTCATAAAGCTGATGATCGCTGACGATCACGTAATTATGCGTGAAGGATTAAAGCAGATCTTTGCATTAGACGAGAATCTGGAAGTGGTGGCGGAAGCGGGGACCGGGTCGCAGGTGCTGGCGCAACTGCGGGAGAGCCAGATCGATTTACTGCTGCTGGACATGAGCATGCCGGGCATTTGCGGCGAAGAACTGATTATCCGCATTGTGGCGCAGTATCCGCGTCTGCCGATTCTGGTGTTGAGCATGTACAGTGAACCGCAGATCGCCCGGCGGGTACTGAAAAGCGGGGCGCTCGGCTATATCACCAAAGACAAAGACCCGGAAGCGCTGCTGTCGGCTATTCGTCGGGTGGCGCAGGGCGCGCGCTATATCGACCACAGTATCGCCGAGCAGATTGTGTTTGCGGATTGCCAGACCCGCGGCGACGGGCGCCATGAACTGCTGACCTCGCGGGAGCATCAGATCATGGTGATGCTGGCTCAGGGACAGGGGGTTAACGCCATCGCCGAAACGCTGGCCATCAGCAACAAAACCGTCAGCACCCATAAATCGCGGTTAATGGAAAAAATGCAGTTCACCACCAACGCGGACATTGTGAAATATGCATTGAGCCAGCGTTTAATCGCCTGA
- the sctL gene encoding type III secretion system stator protein SctL, with protein MLTRRCLKLVAGTDVQEAELIRVEQLQQHQRGLAVMAEARQQADALLDEARQQAHEAIAIATGQAEQQFWQQADEILRGWQQEREQMENWLLARCGQLLSDAMTQILKAVPDAERYPALLRQLLRTQGGEGRGTLYCHPDRQADVAAWLSEHSHLGWKLSHDDALAQDTLKLITAQGVMTLSWQRAVEQLLPQAEVLSLN; from the coding sequence ATGTTGACCAGGCGGTGTTTAAAACTGGTGGCCGGCACGGATGTGCAGGAAGCAGAACTGATCCGGGTTGAACAATTGCAGCAGCATCAGCGCGGGCTGGCGGTGATGGCCGAAGCGCGGCAACAGGCGGATGCGCTGCTGGACGAGGCGCGCCAGCAGGCGCACGAGGCGATCGCCATCGCTACCGGTCAGGCGGAACAGCAATTCTGGCAGCAGGCGGATGAGATACTGCGCGGCTGGCAGCAGGAACGCGAGCAGATGGAAAACTGGCTGCTGGCGCGGTGCGGTCAGTTGCTGAGCGACGCGATGACCCAAATTCTCAAAGCGGTGCCCGACGCTGAACGCTACCCGGCGCTGTTGCGTCAACTGCTGCGCACGCAGGGCGGAGAAGGGCGCGGCACGCTGTACTGTCACCCCGACCGTCAGGCCGATGTCGCCGCCTGGCTGAGCGAACACAGCCATCTGGGCTGGAAACTGAGCCATGACGACGCGCTGGCGCAGGATACCCTGAAATTGATCACCGCGCAGGGCGTCATGACCCTGAGCTGGCAACGGGCGGTCGAACAGCTGTTGCCGCAGGCGGAGGTGCTATCGTTAAACTGA
- a CDS encoding lytic murein transglycosylase, with product MVNNRTQASAMMSMAKVMVLLIGTGVLSSCAHTHYPSRECRDIEGLLKSHGVTDTPAGLPTPDESFEQWKAVLRQEVLSQGITAGTFDNAFAGLTPDSDVVAATQKQPELVTPVWTYIEQRVTPENIAQGKTLLKQYAGAAARIEHRYQVEPPLLFAFLSIESHYGANTGDKAVIRSLATLDYYNYRRAFNRQNLIAALRMIQNGDARPEQIKGSWAGAMGMPQFIPTSYLQYAVDFDGDHHPDIWTSFPDTLASLANYMQQAKWKAGVPWGFEVTLPAGFDYSLSGLDNQKSVADWQALGVKTAVPGDLAALSSEQASILLPVGKNGPAFLVTANFRAILRYNNDISYALTVGLLADNYQRETPVLKPWPRQETPLTRKEREALQILLQEKQLYQGAIDGNIGRATTRAIRAYQQQEGLPADGYPDHALLERLRCR from the coding sequence ATGGTCAATAACAGAACACAGGCATCAGCAATGATGTCGATGGCAAAGGTGATGGTGTTGCTGATCGGTACCGGGGTGCTGAGTTCATGCGCCCACACCCATTACCCCTCACGTGAATGCCGGGATATTGAGGGCTTGCTGAAATCGCACGGCGTCACTGACACGCCAGCGGGGTTGCCGACGCCAGACGAAAGTTTTGAACAGTGGAAAGCCGTGCTGCGTCAGGAGGTCCTTTCTCAGGGCATTACAGCCGGCACCTTTGATAACGCGTTTGCTGGTTTGACGCCGGACAGCGACGTGGTGGCGGCCACGCAAAAACAGCCTGAGCTGGTCACGCCGGTGTGGACCTATATTGAACAACGGGTGACGCCGGAGAACATTGCGCAGGGGAAAACACTGCTTAAGCAATACGCCGGGGCGGCGGCTCGTATCGAGCATCGTTATCAGGTTGAACCGCCGCTGCTGTTCGCGTTTCTCTCCATTGAAAGCCATTATGGCGCCAATACCGGTGATAAAGCGGTCATTCGCTCGCTGGCTACGCTGGATTACTACAATTATCGTCGGGCGTTTAACCGGCAGAATCTGATTGCGGCGTTACGCATGATTCAAAACGGCGATGCGCGGCCAGAACAGATAAAAGGGTCCTGGGCCGGGGCGATGGGGATGCCGCAGTTTATACCGACTTCTTACCTGCAATACGCCGTGGATTTTGATGGCGACCATCACCCCGATATCTGGACCTCATTCCCGGACACGCTGGCGTCGTTGGCGAACTATATGCAGCAGGCCAAATGGAAAGCGGGCGTCCCCTGGGGATTTGAAGTGACGCTGCCCGCCGGTTTTGACTATTCCCTTTCCGGTCTGGATAACCAGAAAAGCGTTGCCGACTGGCAGGCGCTCGGGGTGAAAACCGCGGTGCCCGGAGATCTGGCCGCGCTGTCTTCGGAGCAAGCCTCGATATTGCTGCCGGTCGGGAAGAATGGCCCGGCGTTTCTGGTGACGGCGAATTTCCGCGCCATTCTTCGTTATAACAATGACATTTCCTATGCGCTGACCGTCGGCTTGCTGGCGGATAACTACCAGCGCGAGACGCCGGTGCTCAAGCCCTGGCCGCGTCAGGAGACGCCGTTAACCCGTAAAGAGCGCGAGGCGCTGCAAATTCTGCTGCAGGAAAAGCAGCTTTATCAGGGTGCTATCGACGGCAACATTGGCCGTGCCACGACGCGGGCGATCCGCGCCTATCAGCAGCAGGAAGGGTTGCCGGCGGATGGGTATCCTGACCATGCGCTGCTTGAGAGACTGCGCTGTCGTTAA
- a CDS encoding serine kinase, whose translation MISVADNNDALRWSRWWCYDCLRQADPSWRDATVFSESEMALAPVHHATMRRCLGVVEAFPPAPESTLLQLGQLEVGRRRQVLQLMAAVCRETPGDLPETLAVWCRRLAKALRPGLWLPPSLAFDQHRERDALIVLRCRFPPACWSRLQLLYPRDWRDGAGRPLGEALPASRIASLCDAIIWKAADGNPAAHEGGLV comes from the coding sequence ATGATAAGCGTGGCCGATAACAACGACGCCCTGCGCTGGAGCCGATGGTGGTGCTATGACTGCCTGCGGCAGGCGGACCCCAGCTGGCGGGACGCGACGGTTTTCAGCGAGAGCGAGATGGCGCTGGCGCCAGTGCACCATGCCACGATGCGCCGTTGTCTCGGTGTGGTCGAGGCGTTTCCCCCTGCGCCGGAGAGCACGTTGCTGCAACTCGGGCAACTGGAGGTGGGGCGGCGGCGTCAGGTGTTGCAACTGATGGCGGCGGTATGCCGCGAAACGCCGGGCGACCTGCCGGAGACGCTGGCCGTCTGGTGCCGGCGACTGGCGAAAGCGCTACGCCCCGGCCTGTGGCTGCCGCCGTCGCTGGCGTTTGACCAGCACCGGGAGCGTGATGCGCTGATTGTTCTGCGCTGTCGTTTCCCGCCGGCCTGTTGGTCGCGGCTGCAGCTGTTGTACCCGCGCGACTGGCGCGACGGCGCCGGTCGGCCGCTGGGCGAGGCGTTGCCCGCCAGCCGTATCGCCAGCCTGTGCGATGCCATCATCTGGAAAGCGGCGGATGGCAACCCGGCGGCGCATGAGGGCGGTTTAGTGTAA
- a CDS encoding sigma 54-interacting transcriptional regulator — protein sequence MTIRNSNESVQSLHCVSHESSLTHPSEDIHGSLSSLIHTIAPLNVDIVLEGETGTGKDTLARRIHQLSGCAGPLVAVNCAAVPETLAESELFGVVSGAYTGASRSRAGYLETADKGILFLDEIDSMPLTLQAKMLRVLESRGIERLGSTQFKPVDMRVIVATQTPLQKLVDEGRFRRDLYFRLDTVKIQLPTLRSRTEVILPLFQRFLREASARLKRPAPGLSAIIQEQLLMHGWPGNIRELKAAAERWVLGLSPVPIAADGDGQGMGADTPLTSLKVRLRRIERFLIQEALQRNDHCIDTVVNELGIPKRTLYHRIKLLNVAARGL from the coding sequence ATGACGATAAGGAATAGCAATGAATCCGTGCAGTCACTTCATTGTGTCTCCCATGAGTCCTCGTTAACGCATCCGTCGGAAGATATACATGGATCGCTATCTTCTCTCATCCACACTATTGCGCCCCTTAACGTTGATATCGTACTGGAAGGTGAAACCGGCACCGGCAAAGACACGCTGGCGCGTCGTATTCATCAGCTTTCCGGTTGCGCCGGCCCGTTGGTGGCGGTGAACTGCGCCGCCGTGCCGGAAACGCTGGCGGAAAGCGAGTTGTTCGGGGTGGTGTCCGGGGCTTACACCGGCGCCAGCCGGTCCCGCGCCGGGTACCTTGAAACCGCGGACAAAGGCATTCTGTTTCTGGATGAGATCGACAGTATGCCGCTGACGCTGCAGGCCAAAATGTTACGGGTGCTGGAAAGCCGCGGCATCGAACGGCTGGGCAGCACGCAGTTCAAACCGGTGGATATGCGGGTGATCGTCGCCACGCAGACGCCGCTACAGAAGCTGGTGGACGAAGGGCGTTTTCGGCGCGACCTCTACTTCCGGCTGGATACGGTAAAAATCCAGCTGCCGACGCTGCGTTCGCGCACGGAAGTCATTTTGCCGTTATTCCAGCGCTTTTTGCGCGAAGCGTCGGCGCGGCTGAAACGGCCGGCGCCGGGTCTGTCGGCCATCATTCAGGAACAACTGCTGATGCACGGCTGGCCCGGCAACATTCGTGAACTGAAAGCAGCGGCCGAACGCTGGGTGCTGGGGCTGTCGCCGGTGCCGATAGCCGCTGACGGCGACGGGCAGGGAATGGGGGCGGATACGCCGCTGACCTCGCTGAAAGTGCGCCTGCGCCGTATTGAGCGGTTCCTGATTCAGGAGGCGTTGCAGCGCAACGACCACTGTATCGATACGGTGGTTAATGAGCTGGGCATTCCTAAACGCACGCTCTATCACCGCATCAAGCTGCTGAATGTGGCGGCGCGCGGACTGTAA
- a CDS encoding alpha/beta hydrolase — MKTYLGNDELNEKYPVYPFALRSQDGNATLTGQINYPQTPAGVYPLVMLAPGSGMHDRHYLIGDSGTQADFVFSCLAQDLLAAGLAVLRFDCRGVKGNLRDNTLDSPEYLFNRELAYRQMFIDAAVRQTVTPQSQYEDLYTLYRYASELPHIDRHNLILLGHSEGAINIGRMVARYPVAAKALMLVSPVFSSMKHVLEWQLIHRTIAWLKAIPHTGDRLTLEDLKNGFGRSPLAFLQPISSLLPYKGYWDEADFDSMTARLQASFDTQRNMVLSHDDREPWPADAPFTQSSYAWWKQWYQNDQPEIEQLVRCQNRVVCYFGMMDTQVNAAAEAAWFEGVKHRFPHIDITLLPDVGHTLGLHGLLGPMTESCAELLVRTAHDIVTAR, encoded by the coding sequence GTGAAAACCTATCTTGGAAATGACGAACTGAATGAAAAATACCCGGTGTACCCGTTTGCGTTGCGATCGCAGGATGGGAACGCGACCCTGACCGGTCAGATCAACTATCCGCAGACACCGGCGGGCGTGTATCCGCTGGTGATGCTGGCGCCCGGCAGCGGCATGCACGACCGTCACTATCTGATTGGCGACAGCGGCACCCAGGCGGATTTTGTCTTTAGCTGTCTGGCGCAGGATCTTCTGGCCGCCGGGCTGGCGGTGCTACGGTTTGACTGCCGCGGCGTCAAAGGCAACCTGCGCGACAACACGCTGGATAGCCCGGAATACCTGTTCAACCGCGAACTGGCTTACCGGCAGATGTTTATCGACGCCGCCGTCCGCCAGACGGTGACCCCGCAAAGCCAGTATGAAGACCTGTATACGTTGTACCGGTATGCCAGCGAACTGCCGCATATTGACCGTCACAATCTTATCCTGCTCGGTCACTCCGAAGGCGCCATCAACATCGGGCGCATGGTGGCGCGCTATCCGGTCGCCGCCAAAGCCCTGATGCTGGTGTCGCCGGTTTTTTCGTCCATGAAACACGTGCTGGAATGGCAGCTCATCCACCGGACCATCGCCTGGCTCAAGGCGATCCCACACACCGGCGACCGGCTCACGCTGGAGGATCTGAAAAACGGATTCGGCCGCAGTCCGCTGGCTTTTTTACAACCCATCAGCAGCCTGTTGCCCTACAAGGGATACTGGGATGAAGCGGACTTCGACAGCATGACCGCCAGGCTGCAGGCCAGTTTCGATACGCAGCGCAACATGGTTTTAAGCCACGACGATCGGGAACCCTGGCCGGCCGACGCGCCGTTCACCCAGTCATCCTACGCCTGGTGGAAACAGTGGTATCAGAATGATCAGCCGGAAATTGAGCAGTTGGTACGGTGTCAAAACCGGGTGGTCTGCTATTTCGGCATGATGGATACCCAGGTGAACGCCGCCGCCGAAGCGGCATGGTTCGAGGGTGTAAAACACCGCTTTCCGCATATCGATATCACCCTGCTGCCGGATGTCGGGCATACCCTCGGCCTGCATGGTCTGCTGGGGCCGATGACGGAATCGTGCGCCGAACTGCTGGTGCGGACGGCGCACGATATCGTGACGGCGCGCTAA
- the sctJ gene encoding type III secretion system inner membrane ring lipoprotein SctJ → MSKSVLHRFLTLLLALLIAGCGDRVELHRGLSENDANEVIAALGGYHIGAEKRTEKAGVSILIDVKDMERAVNILNAAGLPRQARTNLGQVFQKTGVISTPLEERARYIYALSQEVESTLTQIDGVLVARVHVVLPERIAPGEPIQPASAAVFIKYRPELEPDSIEPRIRRMVASSIPGLAGKSDKDLAIVFVPAEPYKDHIPTVSLGPFQLTPQTMTQLQWLAGLLALGLAGVLGWRFGKPWWEQQQARRKQAQPDAGA, encoded by the coding sequence ATGAGTAAATCCGTCCTGCACCGATTCCTGACCCTGCTGCTGGCGTTGCTGATCGCTGGCTGCGGCGATCGCGTGGAACTCCATCGCGGTCTTTCCGAAAACGATGCCAACGAAGTGATCGCCGCGCTGGGGGGATATCACATCGGGGCGGAAAAGCGCACGGAGAAAGCCGGCGTCAGTATTCTGATTGATGTCAAAGACATGGAACGGGCGGTCAATATTCTCAACGCCGCGGGATTGCCCCGTCAGGCCCGCACCAATCTGGGCCAGGTGTTTCAGAAAACCGGTGTGATCTCGACGCCGTTGGAAGAACGCGCCCGTTACATTTATGCCTTGTCTCAGGAAGTGGAATCCACACTCACGCAAATTGACGGCGTGCTGGTGGCTCGGGTTCATGTCGTGCTGCCTGAGCGTATTGCACCGGGGGAACCCATTCAACCGGCGTCCGCCGCGGTATTCATCAAATACCGGCCGGAGCTGGAGCCGGACAGTATCGAACCGCGTATCCGCCGCATGGTGGCCAGCAGTATTCCGGGGCTGGCCGGCAAGAGCGATAAAGATCTGGCCATCGTGTTTGTTCCGGCGGAACCGTACAAAGATCATATTCCAACCGTGTCGCTGGGGCCGTTTCAGTTGACGCCGCAGACCATGACGCAGCTGCAATGGTTGGCCGGGTTGTTGGCGCTGGGGCTGGCCGGCGTGCTGGGCTGGCGTTTCGGCAAGCCCTGGTGGGAACAACAGCAGGCGCGCAGGAAACAGGCGCAACCGGACGCAGGGGCTTAA
- a CDS encoding phospholipase: protein MEKVLIWFCGTGTTKQDFLANVEISGFSAVVAIDGIGTAAMLTKTQALAKRAGWGGSFVDMSEKMGVLYDQVNGYDDRAGVVTLDSLFPLVDYLKTLKEYQLVVGGHSRGAAVGLTEFLAELYHLAVQNQAAGVWANAKTIRLVVVDPVQGQQDSDKDTNAFNAILKDKTLAQILAELETKWFGGREVFDTLVYSARYDARSSFAFDSRWYRFITEQMGKQAGPAKRAKLVMAGFRHSAPVSKEDEISALYQGKGVAPIAFLQQLVSFDPNWEQSARLLSQIENGYLDQLAAGAKTDLISLLDKQTSLLSYGITGLIGGKSLQKTLSSDNPQKPEYRRFYRYQYGKTTF from the coding sequence ATGGAAAAGGTACTAATCTGGTTCTGCGGCACCGGCACCACCAAACAGGATTTTCTCGCCAACGTTGAAATCAGCGGCTTTAGCGCCGTGGTCGCCATTGACGGCATCGGCACCGCCGCGATGCTGACTAAAACCCAGGCGCTGGCAAAACGCGCCGGCTGGGGCGGCAGTTTTGTGGATATGAGTGAAAAGATGGGCGTGCTCTACGATCAGGTCAACGGTTATGACGACCGTGCCGGCGTGGTGACGCTGGACAGCCTGTTCCCGCTGGTGGATTACCTGAAAACGCTGAAAGAGTACCAACTGGTGGTCGGCGGGCATAGCCGCGGCGCGGCGGTCGGTTTAACCGAGTTTCTGGCCGAGCTGTACCATCTGGCGGTGCAAAATCAGGCGGCCGGTGTGTGGGCCAATGCGAAAACCATCCGGCTGGTGGTGGTGGACCCGGTGCAGGGGCAGCAGGATTCCGACAAGGACACCAACGCGTTTAATGCGATTCTCAAAGATAAAACTCTTGCTCAGATTCTGGCCGAACTGGAAACCAAATGGTTTGGCGGGCGGGAAGTGTTCGACACGCTGGTGTACAGCGCGCGTTACGATGCCCGCTCCAGCTTTGCCTTCGATTCCCGCTGGTATCGCTTCATCACCGAGCAGATGGGCAAACAGGCCGGCCCGGCTAAACGCGCCAAACTGGTGATGGCCGGTTTCCGCCATTCTGCGCCGGTCAGCAAAGAGGATGAAATCTCCGCGCTGTATCAGGGCAAAGGCGTGGCGCCGATTGCGTTTCTGCAACAGCTGGTGTCGTTCGACCCCAACTGGGAGCAATCGGCCCGCCTGCTGAGCCAGATTGAAAACGGCTATCTCGACCAGCTTGCCGCCGGCGCGAAAACCGATCTGATCAGCCTGCTGGACAAGCAGACCAGCCTGCTGTCCTACGGCATCACCGGCCTGATCGGCGGTAAATCGTTGCAGAAAACGCTGTCGTCGGATAACCCGCAGAAACCGGAATACCGCCGCTTTTACCGCTATCAGTATGGCAAGACCACGTTTTAA
- a CDS encoding type III secretion system chaperone: MTSTELIGVIERWLNSAAGQLMLHIDGSPVVLTRYHDGVGCSAVVTLSVKVDDRLLHKALRYSSAAVLRLGMDAAALCWSAADEQLWLLMRREPDDPIRLCRSLEALVNQRDVWQSLLAPLARPASPPPLNLKTLAFLQGDQHA, encoded by the coding sequence ATGACTTCAACTGAGTTGATCGGGGTCATCGAACGCTGGCTCAACAGCGCCGCGGGCCAGTTGATGCTGCACATTGACGGCAGCCCGGTGGTGTTGACCCGTTATCACGATGGGGTGGGCTGTTCCGCCGTCGTCACGCTGTCGGTCAAGGTGGATGACCGGCTGTTGCACAAGGCGCTGCGCTACTCGTCAGCCGCCGTGTTGCGACTGGGCATGGATGCCGCCGCGCTCTGCTGGTCCGCCGCCGACGAGCAATTATGGTTACTGATGCGACGCGAGCCGGATGACCCGATTCGGCTGTGTCGCTCACTGGAAGCGCTGGTTAATCAGCGGGATGTCTGGCAGAGCCTGTTGGCGCCGCTTGCCAGACCGGCATCGCCGCCGCCGCTGAATCTGAAAACACTGGCTTTTTTGCAAGGAGATCAGCATGCGTAA
- a CDS encoding EscI/YscI/HrpB family type III secretion system inner rod protein yields MMKITRVNELQGLIGDGEPRSVDIPAQSDVTWFSAAMEPAAPATPTADNKAWLGALAEKSDNLENLLQKAERQVGKSINSNNPKDVMDATRTLSSFYLESLLNAKVVAKSVQSLEKLTNLQ; encoded by the coding sequence ATGATGAAAATCACCCGCGTCAATGAGCTTCAGGGACTGATCGGTGACGGTGAGCCGCGCAGCGTTGATATTCCTGCGCAATCGGATGTGACCTGGTTTAGCGCCGCGATGGAACCCGCCGCGCCGGCAACGCCGACAGCGGACAACAAGGCCTGGCTGGGCGCGCTGGCGGAGAAATCCGATAACCTGGAAAACCTGTTGCAGAAAGCAGAACGTCAGGTAGGCAAAAGCATCAACAGCAATAACCCAAAGGATGTGATGGATGCCACCCGGACGCTGTCCTCGTTTTATCTGGAAAGTTTGCTCAATGCCAAAGTGGTGGCTAAAAGCGTCCAGAGCCTGGAAAAACTGACCAACCTGCAATAG